In one window of Chitinophagales bacterium DNA:
- the ilvC gene encoding ketol-acid reductoisomerase — MATLNFGGVQENVVTREEFPLAKAQQVLKDDVVAVIGYGVQGPGQALNQKENGINVIVGQRKNSASWDKAVRDGFVPGETLFDIEEALQRGTIICYLLSDAAQIQLWPTVQKHLTAGKALYFSHGFGVTFNEQTGIIPPKDVDVFLVAPKGSGTSLRRMFLQGRGLNSSYAIYQDATGKAFDRVIALGIAIGSGYLFETDFRKEVYSDLTGERGTLMGAIQGIFAAQYQVLRDRGHSPSEAFNETVEELTQSLMPLVAENGMDWMYANCSTTAQRGALDWWKKFKDATLPVFNELYDSVAAGKESQRSIDSNSQPDYREKLEVELAELRNSEMWQAGKTVRSLRPENQEPK, encoded by the coding sequence ATGGCAACATTGAATTTCGGCGGTGTACAAGAAAACGTTGTAACAAGAGAAGAATTTCCACTGGCAAAAGCACAGCAAGTATTAAAAGATGATGTAGTTGCAGTGATTGGCTATGGCGTACAGGGTCCTGGTCAGGCGCTCAATCAAAAGGAAAATGGCATCAACGTGATCGTTGGTCAGCGTAAAAACTCTGCCAGCTGGGATAAAGCAGTGCGCGACGGTTTTGTACCCGGCGAAACGCTATTTGATATTGAAGAGGCATTGCAGCGCGGTACGATTATTTGTTATTTGTTGAGCGATGCTGCGCAGATACAGTTATGGCCAACTGTGCAAAAGCACTTGACAGCAGGTAAAGCCTTGTATTTCTCACATGGCTTTGGTGTTACCTTTAATGAGCAGACAGGTATTATACCCCCTAAAGATGTGGATGTATTTCTCGTTGCACCCAAGGGCTCCGGTACTTCGCTGCGTAGAATGTTTTTGCAGGGTAGGGGCTTGAACAGTAGTTATGCAATTTATCAGGATGCAACAGGTAAAGCGTTTGATCGAGTGATTGCATTGGGTATTGCCATTGGTAGTGGCTATTTGTTTGAAACAGATTTTCGTAAAGAAGTCTATAGCGATTTAACAGGTGAGCGTGGTACTTTGATGGGTGCTATTCAAGGCATTTTTGCAGCGCAGTACCAGGTTTTGCGCGATCGTGGACATTCACCTTCTGAAGCATTCAACGAAACGGTGGAAGAACTGACACAGTCTTTGATGCCATTGGTTGCTGAAAATGGAATGGATTGGATGTATGCCAACTGTTCTACTACTGCACAACGTGGCGCTTTGGATTGGTGGAAGAAATTTAAGGATGCTACTTTACCTGTCTTTAATGAATTATATGATAGTGTAGCAGCTGGTAAAGAATCCCAACGTTCTATTGATTCTAACAGTCAGCCTGATTATAGAGAAAAGTTAGAAGTTGAATTAGCAGAACTACGCAATAGTGAAATGTGGCAGGCCGGTAAAACGGTAAGAAGCCTGCGTCCTGAGAATCAAGAACCCAAGTAG
- the ilvA gene encoding threonine ammonia-lyase → MQTLVQPALDFEAAKKRVAAVVRKTPLTYSQTLSKKYGAHVYLKREDLQVVRSYKLRGAYNLMCALDQQTIANGAVCASAGNHAQGFAYSCKALGVRGVIFMPVITPKQKIRQTIMFGDGCVEIVLSGDTFDDCATAAKAYASKHEMVFVPPFDHPASIEGQATVAAEVLEELPQFDYLFVPVGGGGLAAGMGTYCATFAPAVKIIGVEPAGAPSMKNALDYGAPVTLDDIDRFVDGASVKRVGELTFQYCKEVLDDMLLVQEGAVCSTILNLYNEDAIVVEPAGALAITALEQYADKIAGKTVVCVVSGSNNDIDRMQEIKERSLQYEGLKHYFLISFAQRPGALKDFVNNVLGPNDDITRFEYMQKHNKETGPALVGIELSRKEDYHPLLERMLAYQVDYTEINKDNQLFSYFV, encoded by the coding sequence ATGCAAACCCTAGTGCAACCGGCATTGGATTTTGAAGCAGCCAAAAAAAGGGTGGCAGCTGTTGTGCGGAAAACTCCGCTCACTTATAGCCAAACCCTGAGTAAAAAATACGGTGCGCATGTATACCTGAAAAGAGAAGACTTGCAAGTTGTCCGTTCTTACAAGTTAAGAGGCGCATATAACCTCATGTGTGCATTGGATCAGCAAACCATTGCCAATGGAGCTGTATGCGCCAGTGCGGGCAATCATGCACAGGGTTTCGCCTATTCATGCAAAGCATTGGGTGTAAGGGGGGTGATTTTTATGCCGGTGATTACACCCAAACAGAAAATCAGACAAACTATTATGTTTGGCGACGGCTGCGTGGAGATCGTACTCAGTGGTGATACATTCGATGATTGCGCTACAGCAGCTAAAGCTTATGCAAGCAAGCATGAAATGGTCTTTGTGCCACCCTTTGATCATCCGGCAAGTATTGAGGGACAAGCAACAGTTGCCGCAGAAGTGCTTGAGGAGCTACCTCAATTCGATTACCTCTTTGTACCGGTTGGTGGTGGTGGTTTAGCGGCGGGTATGGGTACTTATTGTGCCACTTTTGCGCCGGCAGTAAAAATTATTGGTGTAGAACCTGCAGGTGCTCCATCAATGAAAAATGCTTTAGATTATGGTGCACCAGTTACCCTGGACGATATTGATCGTTTTGTAGATGGTGCATCGGTAAAGCGGGTAGGCGAACTGACTTTCCAATACTGTAAAGAAGTGTTGGATGATATGTTATTGGTGCAAGAAGGTGCTGTTTGCTCAACCATACTGAACCTCTACAATGAGGATGCAATTGTAGTGGAACCTGCAGGAGCTTTAGCCATTACTGCATTGGAGCAATACGCAGATAAGATTGCGGGTAAAACAGTTGTTTGTGTGGTTAGCGGTAGTAATAACGATATTGATCGCATGCAGGAGATTAAAGAAAGATCACTGCAGTATGAAGGATTAAAACATTATTTCCTCATCAGCTTTGCACAAAGACCAGGTGCATTGAAGGATTTTGTCAACAATGTACTTGGTCCGAATGATGATATCACTCGTTTTGAGTATATGCAGAAGCACAATAAGGAAACCGGGCCTGCATTAGTAGGTATTGAATTGAGTAGGAAAGAGGATTATCACCCACTCTTAGAAAGGATGCTGGCTTATCAAGTAGATTATACTGAAATCAATAAAGACAATCAGCTTTTCAGCTATTTCGTATAA
- the ilvD gene encoding dihydroxy-acid dehydratase: MSQELNKYSKTITQDPTQPAAQAMLYGIGLTEADLAKAQVGIVSMGYDGNTCNMHLNDLAKLVKQGVWSNDLVGLIFNTIGVSDGISNGTDGMRYSLISRDVIADSIEAVCGAQYYDGLIALPGCDKNMPGSIIAMGRLNRPAIMVYGGTIAPGHYNGQELNIVSAFEALGQKIAGQLSEADFKGIVQHACPGAGACGGMYTANTMAAAIEALGMSLPYSSSNPALSEAKQAECLAAGRAMRYLLEKDIKPSDIMTRAAFDNAITVIMVLGGSTNAVLHLIAMAHSVGIALTQDDVQAISNKVPVLADFKPSGKYLMQDLHQHGGLPSVMKYLLEKGLLNGDCLTVTGKTLAENLASIPSLDFQQQQIVKPLETPIKATGHLQILYGNLAEGGSVAKISGKEGVRFVGPARVFDGEHALIDGIASGRVKAGDVVVIRYVGPKGGPGMPEMLKPTSAIIGAGLGKSVALITDGRFSGGTHGFVVGHITPEAYDGGVLALVKDDDVIELDAVQNTITLKVDDAVIQSRRAAWKQPALKASKGLLYKYAKTVASAAEGCITDQ, encoded by the coding sequence ATGAGTCAGGAATTGAATAAATACAGTAAAACTATTACACAGGATCCTACACAGCCGGCTGCACAAGCAATGCTGTATGGAATCGGCTTAACAGAAGCTGATTTGGCCAAGGCGCAAGTTGGTATTGTGAGTATGGGTTATGATGGGAACACTTGTAACATGCACTTGAATGATCTGGCTAAGCTAGTCAAGCAGGGTGTATGGAGTAATGATTTGGTCGGACTCATTTTCAACACCATCGGTGTGAGTGATGGTATCAGCAATGGTACTGATGGTATGCGCTATTCCCTAATCAGCAGAGATGTGATTGCGGATTCTATTGAAGCTGTTTGTGGTGCACAATACTATGATGGATTGATTGCTTTGCCGGGCTGCGATAAGAATATGCCAGGCTCTATCATCGCGATGGGTAGATTGAACCGTCCTGCCATCATGGTATATGGCGGTACTATTGCGCCAGGGCATTATAACGGACAAGAACTCAATATCGTCTCTGCTTTTGAAGCATTGGGACAAAAAATCGCTGGCCAGCTTAGTGAAGCAGATTTCAAAGGCATTGTACAACATGCTTGCCCAGGCGCAGGTGCTTGTGGTGGTATGTACACAGCCAATACGATGGCTGCTGCTATTGAAGCTTTGGGTATGAGTTTGCCTTATTCTTCCTCTAACCCTGCATTGAGTGAAGCAAAGCAAGCAGAGTGTCTGGCAGCAGGAAGAGCAATGAGGTATTTACTGGAAAAAGATATTAAGCCAAGTGATATCATGACGAGGGCTGCATTTGATAATGCGATAACTGTCATCATGGTATTGGGGGGCTCCACCAATGCAGTATTGCACCTGATTGCAATGGCACACAGTGTGGGTATTGCATTAACTCAGGATGATGTACAAGCAATTAGTAATAAAGTGCCTGTTTTAGCAGATTTCAAGCCTAGCGGTAAATACCTGATGCAGGATTTACACCAGCATGGTGGATTACCTTCGGTGATGAAATATCTCTTGGAAAAGGGTTTGCTGAATGGTGATTGTTTAACTGTAACAGGAAAGACGCTCGCAGAAAATCTAGCATCTATTCCTTCGCTAGATTTTCAGCAGCAGCAAATAGTAAAGCCGTTGGAAACACCTATCAAAGCAACGGGTCATTTACAGATACTTTATGGAAACCTTGCTGAAGGTGGAAGCGTTGCAAAAATTAGTGGTAAAGAGGGAGTGCGTTTTGTTGGGCCTGCGCGCGTATTTGATGGGGAGCACGCATTGATTGATGGCATTGCCAGCGGTAGAGTGAAAGCTGGTGATGTGGTGGTGATTCGCTATGTTGGTCCGAAAGGTGGTCCGGGTATGCCGGAGATGTTGAAGCCTACATCAGCGATTATTGGTGCAGGTTTGGGTAAATCGGTTGCCTTGATTACAGATGGTCGATTTAGTGGCGGTACCCATGGATTTGTCGTTGGTCATATCACACCTGAAGCATATGATGGCGGCGTGCTTGCTTTGGTGAAAGATGATGATGTCATAGAATTGGATGCAGTACAAAATACCATTACACTGAAAGTGGATGATGCAGTCATTCAATCACGCAGAGCAGCTTGGAAGCAACCCGCCTTGAAAGCAAGTAAAGGACTCTTATATAAATATGCCAAAACTGTTGCCAGTGCAGCAGAAGGTTGTATAACTGATCAATAA
- the mazG gene encoding nucleoside triphosphate pyrophosphohydrolase, giving the protein MSVEQAFLKLVKIMDELREQCPWDKKQTIHSLRPMTIEETYELADAITAENWQHIKEELGDLMLHVLFYSRIGKEQAQFTLQEVLEGIAQKLIVRHPHIYGDVQVNDEEDVKRNWEKIKMKEGKDSVLSGVPVSLPAVVKATRIQEKAKQVGFEWEKKEDVWLKVQEEMQELQDEVAKGDSARIEAEFGDVLFSLVNYARFLQVDAEGALERTNQKFIARFKKMEQVAKAGGQSLADMSLSEMDAIWNQVKKEIV; this is encoded by the coding sequence ATGTCTGTAGAGCAAGCTTTTTTGAAACTGGTGAAGATTATGGATGAACTGCGTGAGCAATGTCCATGGGACAAAAAGCAAACCATTCATTCCCTCAGGCCAATGACTATTGAGGAAACCTACGAGTTGGCTGATGCTATTACTGCTGAAAACTGGCAGCATATCAAAGAAGAATTGGGTGATCTGATGTTGCATGTACTTTTTTATTCCAGAATTGGTAAGGAACAGGCACAATTTACCTTACAGGAAGTACTGGAGGGTATTGCGCAGAAACTCATTGTACGGCACCCGCATATTTATGGTGATGTACAAGTGAATGATGAGGAAGATGTTAAGCGCAATTGGGAAAAGATTAAAATGAAAGAAGGGAAAGATTCCGTGCTTAGTGGTGTGCCAGTGTCGCTTCCCGCCGTTGTTAAAGCTACCCGTATTCAGGAAAAAGCCAAACAGGTAGGTTTTGAATGGGAGAAGAAGGAAGATGTGTGGTTGAAAGTACAAGAGGAAATGCAGGAGCTGCAGGATGAAGTTGCCAAGGGCGATTCTGCCCGAATAGAAGCAGAATTTGGCGATGTTTTATTCAGCCTTGTTAATTATGCACGGTTTTTGCAGGTAGACGCAGAGGGTGCGCTGGAACGCACCAACCAGAAATTTATAGCGAGATTCAAAAAGATGGAACAGGTGGCTAAAGCCGGTGGTCAGTCCTTGGCTGATATGTCGCTCAGTGAAATGGATGCCATCTGGAATCAGGTTAAAAAAGAAATCGTTTGA
- the ilvN gene encoding acetolactate synthase small subunit, producing MEKQEYTITVYTENHVGLLSRIAIIFSRRKINIESLNTSPSEVDGIHRFTIVIFETEVNVKKLVRQIEKQVEVLKAYYNTPDEIVWQELALYKVSTDEIAEKVKVERLLREYGARAVVIRKDYTVFETTGHREETDKLIEVLEPFGLIEFVRSARVAIIKASRGFHEKLREFEAIHPAADSLTIEL from the coding sequence ATGGAAAAGCAAGAATATACAATCACGGTGTATACGGAGAATCATGTGGGTCTGCTCAGCAGAATCGCTATCATTTTCAGTAGACGAAAGATCAATATTGAGAGTTTGAATACTTCTCCATCGGAAGTGGATGGCATTCACCGTTTCACGATTGTCATTTTTGAAACTGAAGTCAATGTAAAAAAGCTTGTTCGTCAAATTGAAAAGCAGGTAGAAGTATTAAAAGCCTATTACAATACACCTGATGAAATTGTGTGGCAGGAATTGGCTTTGTATAAAGTTTCTACGGATGAAATTGCAGAGAAGGTGAAAGTTGAACGCTTACTCAGAGAATATGGTGCAAGAGCTGTTGTCATTCGTAAAGACTATACAGTTTTTGAAACTACTGGTCATAGAGAGGAAACGGATAAGCTAATCGAAGTACTTGAACCTTTTGGCTTAATTGAATTTGTTAGATCTGCGCGTGTAGCCATCATCAAAGCCAGCAGGGGCTTTCATGAAAAACTCCGTGAGTTTGAAGCCATTCACCCTGCAGCAGATTCTTTAACTATAGAACTCTAA
- the leuB gene encoding 3-isopropylmalate dehydrogenase: MEKKITVINGDGIGPEVTAQAVRVLDTIAKEYGHVFEYDYQLMGASAIDTTGNPLPESTIASCLEADAVLFGAIGHPKYDNDPNAKVRPEQGLLKLRKVLQLYANIRPVTTYASLHHLSPLKVKQLQGVDFVIYRELTGGIYFGNKVLSEDGLQASDDCVYQVHEIERIAKLAFEHAMQRRKKLTLVDKANVLETSRLWRRVVQQMATSYPEVVVDYLFVDNAAMQLILNPAQFDVILTENMFGDIISDEASVLTGSLGLLPSASIGVKNALFEPIHGSYPQAAGKDIANPLGSILSAAMLLDYFGLNTEAEAVREACSWTLEHRFVTKDIDSMNFYFTSTIGEMVCDRIENQAAEAINQHNIELRKSTII, encoded by the coding sequence ATGGAAAAAAAGATAACAGTGATTAACGGAGATGGTATTGGTCCGGAAGTAACGGCCCAGGCTGTGCGTGTACTGGATACCATAGCCAAGGAATATGGTCATGTATTTGAATATGATTATCAGTTAATGGGTGCTTCAGCAATCGATACAACAGGCAATCCCTTACCTGAATCAACCATTGCCAGTTGTTTAGAAGCAGATGCTGTACTGTTTGGGGCTATCGGTCATCCTAAATATGACAATGACCCCAATGCTAAAGTGCGTCCTGAACAAGGGTTGCTGAAGCTTCGCAAAGTGCTGCAATTGTATGCGAATATCCGTCCGGTAACTACCTATGCTTCTTTGCACCATCTTTCTCCTTTGAAAGTAAAGCAGTTGCAGGGTGTTGATTTTGTGATCTACAGAGAGTTGACAGGTGGTATTTATTTTGGAAATAAAGTCTTGAGTGAAGATGGCTTGCAGGCGAGTGATGATTGTGTGTATCAGGTGCATGAGATAGAGCGTATTGCCAAACTGGCTTTTGAACACGCCATGCAGCGCAGAAAGAAACTAACATTGGTTGATAAGGCGAATGTGTTAGAGACTTCACGTTTGTGGAGAAGGGTAGTGCAGCAAATGGCCACAAGTTATCCTGAAGTTGTCGTCGATTATCTCTTTGTAGACAATGCAGCCATGCAGTTGATTCTGAACCCCGCACAGTTTGATGTAATCCTTACGGAGAACATGTTTGGTGATATTATTAGTGATGAGGCAAGTGTGTTGACTGGCTCGCTGGGTTTATTGCCTTCAGCTTCCATCGGAGTGAAAAACGCTTTGTTTGAGCCGATCCATGGTTCTTATCCGCAAGCGGCGGGTAAGGATATTGCCAATCCGCTTGGTTCTATTCTTTCTGCAGCGATGCTGCTCGATTATTTCGGACTAAACACAGAAGCGGAAGCGGTAAGAGAAGCTTGCAGTTGGACATTGGAGCATCGCTTTGTTACAAAAGATATTGATTCTATGAATTTTTATTTCACATCCACCATTGGTGAGATGGTGTGTGATCGAATTGAAAATCAGGCTGCTGAAGCCATTAATCAGCACAATATTGAGCTTAGAAAATCAACGATTATCTAG
- a CDS encoding DUF3667 domain-containing protein: MSHLKERKDKDCLNCGAQVQGRYCHICGQENTEPHESFWALIQHFIFDLFHFDGKFFESVKYLLFRPGFLTKEYMRGRRLAYLNPIRMYIFTSAIFFLLIFNFFTSGLNEEFEEGRRKEMALQTARLALANEKNPAKIDSLKNVIAEADSFLVDLKEAGFVETGADSIKRVQNSRNDSLRRNKVGIGLSKDLASSVAEYDSIQNSLPESKRDGFFRKYVRRRAAALNDKYRGRQLEMWEKVTDKSIHSLPAMMMISLPFFAFILFMLYVRNKQLFFVDHLIFTLHLYIAQYINLLLLLAIGSLGELSGWSIFSWLMIIQFLLIFFYLYKSMRNFYGQTRFKTIVKYAILNFWLLIIFSFLFISMVVNSLLSI; the protein is encoded by the coding sequence GTGTCACATCTTAAAGAAAGAAAGGACAAAGATTGTCTTAATTGCGGTGCCCAGGTGCAGGGCCGTTATTGCCATATCTGCGGTCAGGAGAATACAGAGCCTCATGAGTCATTCTGGGCCTTGATCCAGCATTTCATTTTTGATCTTTTTCATTTTGATGGTAAGTTTTTTGAATCTGTAAAATACTTGCTGTTCAGGCCTGGGTTTCTTACCAAGGAATACATGCGGGGTAGAAGACTCGCTTATCTGAATCCTATTAGGATGTACATTTTTACCTCGGCTATTTTCTTTCTGTTAATTTTCAATTTTTTTACCTCAGGATTGAATGAAGAGTTTGAAGAAGGCAGAAGAAAAGAAATGGCTTTGCAGACGGCTCGGTTGGCATTAGCCAATGAGAAAAATCCGGCGAAAATTGATTCATTAAAAAATGTAATTGCTGAAGCTGATTCATTCTTGGTTGACTTAAAAGAAGCAGGTTTTGTTGAAACTGGTGCTGATTCAATCAAAAGAGTTCAGAATTCAAGAAATGACAGTTTGAGAAGAAATAAGGTGGGAATTGGTCTTAGTAAAGATCTTGCGTCAAGTGTTGCTGAATACGATTCAATTCAAAATAGTTTGCCAGAAAGCAAGCGGGATGGCTTTTTCCGTAAATATGTACGCAGAAGAGCTGCAGCGCTGAATGATAAGTATAGAGGACGCCAACTTGAAATGTGGGAGAAAGTTACCGATAAGAGTATTCACTCATTACCCGCCATGATGATGATCAGCCTACCTTTCTTTGCATTCATTCTGTTTATGCTGTATGTACGTAATAAGCAACTCTTTTTTGTGGATCACTTGATTTTTACCCTGCATTTGTATATAGCGCAATACATTAATCTACTGTTACTTTTAGCTATCGGCTCCTTAGGAGAACTCTCTGGCTGGTCTATATTCAGTTGGCTCATGATTATTCAGTTTCTACTCATCTTTTTCTATTTGTATAAATCAATGCGGAACTTCTATGGGCAAACTAGGTTTAAAACTATAGTCAAGTATGCTATCCTGAATTTCTGGCTCCTGATAATTTTCAGTTTCTTATTTATTTCTATGGTGGTGAATTCACTACTGTCAATCTAA
- the ilvB gene encoding biosynthetic-type acetolactate synthase large subunit, translating to MEAILEQEKSVQVTVSGSVALLESLIAENVQTIFGYPGGAIMPIYDALYDYNEQLTHILVRHEQGAIHAAQGFARASGKTGVVFATSGPGATNLVTGLADAMIDSTPVVCITGQVFSHLLGTDAFQETDVINITAPVTKWNYQVTNPEEIPAVLAKAFYIASSGRPGPVLVDITKDAQLKTFEWQGYTKCEHIRSYRPKPHVRVEFIDAAAALINSAKKPFVIFGQGVILGKAEAEFKAFIEKGGFPAAWTIMGMSALPTDHPLGVGMLGMHGNYAPNVLTNECDVLIAVGMRFDDRVTGRLDRYAKQAKIIHLDIDPAEIDKMVPTTVPVWGDCKETLPLLTERLQKHDHSDWLAKFHELALKEHEVVIEQELFPESGQLTMGEVIRTVNEITNGEAIIVTDVGQHQMVACRYAKYQQSKSNITSGGLGTMGFALPAAIGAKLGAPEREVIAVIGDGGVQMTIQELGTIMQSKVPVKILILNNQFLGMVRQWQQLFHDKRYSFVNIESPDFVQVAKGYYIDGQKVAERASLRAALETMLAHQDAYLLEVMVGKENNVFPMVPQGCGVAEIRLK from the coding sequence ATGGAAGCGATATTGGAGCAAGAAAAATCTGTACAAGTCACGGTGAGTGGTTCAGTGGCTTTATTAGAGTCGCTGATTGCGGAAAATGTGCAAACCATTTTTGGTTATCCCGGTGGTGCTATCATGCCTATTTATGATGCATTGTATGATTACAATGAGCAACTGACACATATACTCGTCAGACATGAGCAGGGCGCGATTCATGCTGCACAAGGTTTTGCACGTGCTTCTGGAAAAACTGGTGTAGTCTTTGCTACCAGTGGACCAGGTGCTACCAATTTGGTAACTGGTTTGGCTGATGCCATGATTGATAGCACGCCGGTTGTGTGTATTACCGGACAGGTATTTTCTCATTTATTGGGTACGGATGCATTTCAGGAAACGGATGTGATTAACATTACTGCACCTGTAACAAAGTGGAATTATCAAGTAACCAATCCGGAAGAGATTCCAGCTGTACTAGCTAAAGCTTTTTATATTGCTTCCAGTGGTAGACCGGGACCAGTTCTGGTAGATATCACCAAAGATGCACAGCTCAAGACTTTTGAATGGCAAGGATACACCAAGTGTGAGCATATAAGAAGTTATCGCCCAAAGCCACATGTACGTGTAGAGTTTATTGATGCAGCTGCAGCGCTGATCAATTCTGCTAAGAAGCCTTTTGTGATTTTTGGACAGGGTGTAATTCTGGGCAAGGCAGAAGCCGAGTTCAAAGCATTTATTGAAAAAGGTGGTTTCCCTGCTGCTTGGACTATTATGGGTATGAGTGCATTGCCAACCGATCATCCTTTGGGTGTTGGGATGTTGGGTATGCATGGCAATTATGCGCCTAATGTACTTACGAATGAATGCGATGTATTGATTGCAGTAGGAATGCGCTTTGATGATCGTGTTACCGGAAGATTAGATCGTTATGCAAAGCAGGCGAAGATTATTCATTTAGATATCGATCCTGCAGAGATTGATAAGATGGTCCCCACAACAGTACCTGTGTGGGGCGATTGTAAGGAGACTCTGCCATTGTTGACTGAGCGTTTACAAAAGCATGACCACAGCGATTGGTTGGCGAAGTTTCATGAACTCGCGTTAAAAGAACATGAAGTAGTGATAGAGCAGGAGCTCTTTCCTGAATCTGGTCAGCTTACCATGGGCGAGGTCATTAGAACAGTTAATGAAATTACCAATGGTGAAGCGATAATTGTGACCGATGTAGGCCAGCACCAAATGGTGGCTTGTAGGTATGCTAAATATCAGCAATCAAAAAGTAATATCACTTCTGGTGGTTTGGGTACGATGGGGTTTGCATTACCTGCTGCAATTGGCGCCAAGCTGGGTGCACCTGAAAGAGAGGTGATTGCTGTTATTGGCGATGGTGGTGTACAAATGACTATTCAAGAATTGGGTACCATCATGCAAAGTAAAGTGCCTGTGAAAATACTCATCCTCAATAACCAATTTCTAGGCATGGTGCGTCAGTGGCAACAACTCTTTCATGATAAGCGATACTCTTTTGTCAATATTGAATCACCCGATTTTGTACAGGTAGCCAAAGGATATTATATCGATGGACAAAAAGTAGCTGAGCGAGCGTCACTTCGAGCTGCATTAGAAACTATGTTGGCGCATCAGGATGCATACTTGCTGGAAGTAATGGTAGGTAAGGAGAATAATGTGTTTCCGATGGTGCCACAGGGTTGTGGTGTAGCTGAAATCAGGTTAAAATAA
- a CDS encoding branched-chain amino acid transaminase — translation MYYNEQTVLFFDGQYVKAADAKTDLYSQSMHYGYAIFEGIRAYETVAGEVAIFKAEAHYQRMKDSADAVGIPFAYTVEELINISYEVLSRNGLKNAYLRPLLFCPPNMSLQKAKASHLMIGAWEWGAYLGEQLLRVMTSSFQRPNPKAFKVHAKVSGHYVNSIMACQEAKDHGYDEALLLDANGFVAEGPGANVFFEKDGQLFTPALGNILPGITRATVIELANELGIPVVETACTPEALKQADSAFFCGTAAEVIGWKSIDEYVFPRPWHQSIGYQLQKAYKDLVLEKQSNTVQA, via the coding sequence ATGTATTACAATGAGCAGACAGTGTTGTTTTTTGATGGTCAGTATGTAAAGGCAGCAGATGCCAAGACGGATCTGTACAGCCAGTCTATGCATTATGGCTATGCTATTTTTGAAGGTATCCGTGCATATGAAACCGTTGCAGGCGAAGTAGCTATTTTCAAAGCTGAAGCACACTATCAACGTATGAAGGACAGTGCAGATGCTGTGGGTATTCCCTTCGCATACACGGTTGAAGAATTGATCAATATTTCTTATGAGGTATTGTCACGCAACGGATTGAAGAATGCCTATTTACGGCCTTTGCTGTTTTGTCCGCCCAATATGAGTCTGCAAAAAGCCAAAGCTTCACATTTAATGATTGGCGCATGGGAGTGGGGTGCTTATCTGGGTGAGCAATTACTGCGTGTGATGACTTCATCTTTTCAAAGACCTAACCCCAAGGCATTCAAAGTGCATGCAAAGGTTTCGGGGCATTATGTAAACTCTATCATGGCCTGTCAGGAAGCAAAAGACCATGGTTACGATGAAGCCTTGCTATTAGATGCAAATGGTTTTGTAGCAGAAGGACCAGGTGCTAATGTATTCTTCGAAAAAGACGGACAATTGTTTACACCGGCTTTAGGTAATATTCTGCCAGGCATTACAAGAGCCACTGTCATTGAGCTGGCTAATGAATTAGGCATTCCTGTTGTGGAAACTGCATGTACGCCAGAAGCATTAAAACAAGCTGATAGCGCATTCTTCTGTGGCACAGCTGCGGAAGTGATTGGATGGAAATCAATAGATGAATATGTGTTTCCTAGGCCTTGGCATCAATCCATTGGGTATCAGTTACAAAAAGCATATAAGGATTTGGTGCTCGAAAAACAGTCTAATACAGTACAAGCATGA